A stretch of DNA from Cygnus atratus isolate AKBS03 ecotype Queensland, Australia chromosome 9, CAtr_DNAZoo_HiC_assembly, whole genome shotgun sequence:
TCGACTGTTCTTTGTGTCCGAGCGGATTGCTCCACAGAAATACTACGAGAGGTACCGCAAGAGGAGCTGCGGCTTTCCTGGAATATCCgtcctcctttttctgcacGAGGACCTGGGAGAAGAGCGGATTTTCCAGGTCCACGATCTCTTCCAGCACCCACCCTGGCGCTACCAGTGTGCCCAGACTGCCCGGGGGCAAAGCCCTCCTCATGCGCTGGCTGACCAGGACTTCTACGGCCTGGACGAGCAGATGCCCGTGTGGGGCATCAGGCGGGTGCACTGCGGCCCCGAAATCCTGCGTGTGACCCTCTACTGCAGTTTTGATAACTACGATGATGCAGTGGGGCTGTACGAGATGATCCTGCGGAAAGaagcagctgtgcagaaaaataacttctgcgTCTTCGTGCTGTACGCGACCAAAGCCATCGCTGTCCAGCTCTGCCtgaagcagctgcctgctggggtaGCTGCGGAGCCAAAGGAGTCATCGGCCTTGCAGTTCAAGGTGCAAGAAATTGGGCAGCTGGTGCCTCTCCTACCCCATCCATGCATTCCTATCAGCAGCACCAGGTGGCAAACGCAGGACTACgaaggaaataaaattctgctTCAGGTATGCGTGTGGTGTTTGGGGaggagaacttttttttttttttcctccagcaaaaagcagaacgtattcaaaatggaaattaagATTTTGCTTGTTCCTCTTCGGTTTTGAATTTATGAATGCAGTAATTGGTATCTGCCAGTGCTATGATGCCGTTGATAAATGAGCACACATCCTTGGAATATTTCTGTATTGTTAAATTAACATCAGGACTGCTTGCCTGAGATTGAAAGtattaatactatttttttgaGCTGTCAAGTTTAACTTTTTTACCTTCCTTGCCTGACTCAAATGATGGTAACAGCCTGTTCTCTTTCCAGTAAACTATTACCTTATAACTGTGTTTGAGGGCAGCATTTTAGCATCATGCCACCCTACACCAGGTGTTTTGCAAGTACAGTGCTGATGCAACGTCACCCACAATAGGTTTTACAAGCTCTCAAGTAAATTGCAGTTGAGTGAAAGTGCTAAATAAATGTCATAAGAAATCTGGCCCCTTTCTGTTCCCATGTGCGGTCCAATGGTTGTGTGAATGTGAGTAAAACCAGACAGACGGACTTTGCTGAGATGATACTTACTGGGGATTGCACCTACGAGCAGGAGGGAAGTTGAGCTGTGTGCTTATTTTCTATTGTAACAGCCCCTACAacctctgattttatttatatatatatatatatatatatatatatgtatatatatatttggctGTGATTTGGATATTTAAATAATCTGCCCATCCTATTTCCTTTATGTGTCGGGCACTGTGCCGGTGCTGTCGCTGTGCCGCCTGTCACAGCGGTGAGACCCCAGGGTTATGGTCAGCTCACAGCCTTTGTATGTGCGGCCGGGGCTGGTTTTCTCCATGCACATTACTTTAACCATGCTGTGTCTCGTCTCCTGTCTCTCAGGCTTGTACAACCGCTGCTGTTCAGAGGGCAGCCCCGAATGGCACGCATCACAGGGGGTGTCAGCGCAGCAAGGCTCGCTGTGAGCGCTGGCACTGGAGTAAAGCCAGCACAATGTTTTAACAGGGTTCTCTCCAACTTTTCCTCAACAGGTTCAGGACAGCCCCAGGCAGAGTGAGACACGGGCTGGGCttcccagccagcacagcagcacaggcacagaaCGACCCCAGGGCTcgctcccagcccctctctccGTTGTGTggggcagccccgagcagaggggctggaagGCCCGAGCCTTGGGGGTGAGAACGAAATCCCAGCACAGCGCAGCCCTCCCTGCGGAGCAAGGGGGCAGCGACCTTCACCGGCATTGCTGCTCCTCCTGGAGCACCACAGCGGCCCCACCAAGGTGGGACGTCCCCTCCCGGCACGCACAGGTgagcggggggctgcaggagagctgggccCACCGGCTGCCAGCGGAGACCAACGTGGACACGGGGCTGGCCGTGGGGAGTCCTGCAGGCGGCCGCTGCCCCCTGCGCTGCTTCTCC
This window harbors:
- the FAM124B gene encoding protein FAM124B, with product MGDRADPLMTVHLLANAGHSSFLQQTLDRLLEWICPNVRLFFVSERIAPQKYYERYRKRSCGFPGISVLLFLHEDLGEERIFQVHDLFQHPPWRYQCAQTARGQSPPHALADQDFYGLDEQMPVWGIRRVHCGPEILRVTLYCSFDNYDDAVGLYEMILRKEAAVQKNNFCVFVLYATKAIAVQLCLKQLPAGVAAEPKESSALQFKVQEIGQLVPLLPHPCIPISSTRWQTQDYEGNKILLQVQDSPRQSETRAGLPSQHSSTGTERPQGSLPAPLSVVWGSPEQRGWKARALGVRTKSQHSAALPAEQGGSDLHRHCCSSWSTTAAPPRWDVPSRHAQVSGGLQESWAHRLPAETNVDTGLAVGSPAGGRCPLRCFSRDLRSLLQPPALDAAGITQPAPDGTWPLSLAAKSKGAGQRALGFCLQTPRVSTGMRPKEEEEEFFI